In Microbacterium sp. SLBN-146, one genomic interval encodes:
- a CDS encoding DUF998 domain-containing protein produces the protein MGTLDTPASSVETSERSRESLALGVGAAAFVLVGVAAILVFRFQDAPIAGPGSLGQFAAIAAAVVGILAFVGGRWAVWGGRRLRVLDVVDIAALALAHGIIALLTWTLFADILERGFIGAEVFALPLILIAGTVGAVTAYVVSYSASHMDLQLLAVVLAVFLVEGIVASMLTASDPLWWKDNLSALGMNDDLSSLAFNLTLIVAGIIVTTLSRYATTGIPTSNPVGIGRVRTCLIVVGIFLGLVGVFPVDRYFAIHTAVASGMVVAFGVLVVRLHRWIPGMPRVFLLLGGVFIAVILVLAIFFAVGYYTLTAVELVAGILVFSWIIVFIRNASALQIDTETEG, from the coding sequence GTGGGCACCCTCGACACTCCCGCGTCCTCCGTCGAAACGAGCGAACGCTCACGCGAGTCGCTCGCCCTCGGTGTGGGCGCTGCCGCCTTCGTCCTCGTGGGCGTCGCCGCGATTCTCGTGTTCCGGTTCCAGGACGCACCGATCGCGGGACCGGGGTCACTCGGTCAGTTCGCGGCCATCGCCGCCGCCGTCGTCGGCATCCTCGCCTTCGTCGGCGGGCGCTGGGCCGTGTGGGGCGGCAGGCGACTTCGCGTGCTGGACGTCGTCGACATCGCTGCGCTCGCCCTCGCGCACGGGATCATCGCGCTGCTCACTTGGACGCTCTTCGCCGACATCCTCGAACGCGGCTTCATCGGCGCCGAGGTCTTCGCTCTTCCTCTGATCCTCATCGCGGGCACGGTCGGCGCCGTGACGGCGTACGTCGTGTCCTACTCGGCCTCCCACATGGACCTGCAGCTGCTCGCGGTCGTCCTCGCCGTCTTCCTCGTGGAGGGGATCGTCGCGAGCATGCTCACGGCCAGCGACCCGCTGTGGTGGAAGGACAACCTCAGCGCCCTCGGGATGAACGACGACCTCTCCTCCCTCGCCTTCAACCTGACGCTCATCGTCGCCGGCATCATCGTGACGACGCTGTCCCGCTATGCGACGACCGGGATCCCGACGAGCAATCCGGTCGGAATCGGACGCGTGCGGACATGCCTCATCGTCGTCGGGATCTTCCTCGGCCTCGTCGGCGTGTTCCCCGTCGACAGGTATTTCGCCATCCACACGGCGGTCGCTTCGGGGATGGTCGTCGCCTTCGGCGTCCTCGTGGTCCGCCTACACCGCTGGATCCCGGGCATGCCGCGCGTCTTCCTCCTGCTCGGCGGCGTGTTCATCGCCGTGATCCTGGTGCTGGCGATCTTCTTCGCCGTCGGGTACTACACCCTCACGGCGGTCGAGCTCGTCGCCGGCATCCTCGTCTTCAGCTGGATCATCGTGTTCATCCGCAACGCCTCCGCGCTCCAGATCGACACGGAGACCGAGGGCTGA
- a CDS encoding potassium channel family protein, translated as MTDETPAPVRDESQPQRTMKPGETAATHRWSSAMYWPLTIAALLFLITYTIHVVGNVRGPFAGLTTAIIAFTWIMFVVDYLVRLALSRPRGAWFRAHLVSLGMVLVPALRPVRLLDASTRLAAFRRSAGSTLRARLLIYGVGSALLLIWYISLVVLQFERDAPGASIDSFGDAVWWAFCTVTTVGYGDFVPVTIPGRTAAVVLMAGGVVLVGLIVATISSSVVERVAQAPSVPVPLVPRRGASRSAPENVETGDAP; from the coding sequence GTGACGGATGAGACACCCGCGCCTGTGCGGGACGAGAGCCAGCCGCAGCGGACGATGAAGCCCGGCGAGACGGCGGCGACCCATCGGTGGTCGTCGGCGATGTACTGGCCGCTCACGATCGCCGCGCTGCTGTTCCTCATCACGTATACGATCCACGTCGTCGGCAATGTGCGCGGGCCGTTCGCGGGGCTGACCACGGCGATCATCGCGTTCACGTGGATCATGTTCGTCGTCGACTACCTCGTGCGATTGGCGTTGTCGCGGCCGCGCGGGGCGTGGTTCCGTGCACATCTGGTGTCGTTGGGGATGGTGCTCGTCCCCGCCCTCCGGCCCGTCCGCCTCCTGGATGCCTCGACACGACTCGCCGCATTCCGGCGTTCAGCGGGGTCGACCCTCCGCGCGCGGCTCCTCATCTACGGTGTCGGATCGGCCCTTCTGCTCATCTGGTACATCTCGCTGGTTGTGCTCCAGTTCGAGCGAGATGCACCGGGCGCCTCGATCGACAGCTTCGGCGACGCCGTGTGGTGGGCGTTCTGCACCGTCACGACGGTGGGCTACGGCGACTTCGTGCCCGTCACGATCCCGGGGCGGACGGCTGCCGTGGTCCTCATGGCGGGCGGTGTAGTCCTGGTGGGACTCATCGTCGCGACCATCTCCTCGTCTGTCGTCGAGCGGGTGGCGCAGGCGCCTTCCGTACCGGTCCCGCTGGTGCCGCGCCGCGGAGCCTCCCGATCCGCGCCCGAGAACGTCGAGACCGGGGACGCCCCATGA
- a CDS encoding nucleotide exchange factor GrpE: protein MTEKDFGNDEVRPDDEGSEAHVSDPASHQDDLTVDDILGADQTDDALTGDDAVDLPPEAAGYLADLKRLTAEYANYRRRTEEQREIEIARAKGEAARSLLPVLDDLDRAEKHGDLEEGTPFAAIAGKVRASAAKLGVTAYGTAGDAFDPQQHEAIFQVPTPGQTETVVLEVVEVGYRLGDVELRPAKVVVAVPAE from the coding sequence ATGACCGAGAAGGACTTCGGAAACGACGAGGTCCGTCCGGACGACGAGGGGTCGGAGGCGCACGTCTCCGACCCCGCGTCGCACCAGGACGACCTGACGGTCGACGACATCCTCGGCGCGGACCAGACCGACGACGCTCTCACGGGCGACGACGCGGTCGACCTTCCGCCCGAGGCGGCGGGTTACCTCGCCGACCTGAAGCGGCTCACCGCCGAATACGCGAACTACCGTCGCCGCACGGAAGAGCAGCGCGAGATCGAGATCGCCCGCGCGAAGGGCGAAGCGGCACGCAGCCTCCTGCCGGTGCTCGACGACCTCGACCGGGCCGAGAAGCACGGCGACCTCGAAGAGGGCACGCCGTTCGCAGCGATCGCAGGCAAGGTCCGCGCATCCGCCGCGAAGCTCGGAGTGACCGCGTACGGTACCGCGGGAGACGCCTTCGACCCCCAGCAGCACGAGGCCATCTTCCAGGTGCCGACCCCCGGCCAGACCGAGACGGTCGTGCTCGAAGTCGTCGAGGTGGGCTACCGCCTGGGCGATGTCGAACTGCGGCCGGCCAAGGTCGTCGTCGCCGTTCCGGCCGAGTAG
- a CDS encoding ABC transporter ATP-binding protein has product MSTPDTLTEQEQLELELAEQARQSSGDWDSVKPGKATDFGKSFGRLIGLLKPHAVAFTIVSVLGAIGVVLAVIAPKILGEATNLIFEGAVSAGLGQQFPAGTSQADVVAALEAAGQTDFANVVGAMNDFTVGAGVDFDALRMVIVAVLAIYVGSSLLSWIQGYVINVIMVRTMWRLRQDVEVKINRLPLSYFDRVQRGDLISRVTNDIDNITQTMQQSLSSALTSVLTVIGVLFMMFSISWQLALVALVSLPLMAVIFGVIGPKSQKAFGIQWRKVGMLNARVEESFSGHALVKVYGREKDSREKFEAENEELFQASFRAQFLSNVIMPGMTFIGNLTYVGIAVLGGVMVAGGQLRLGDVQAFIQYSQQFTQPLSQLGGMAAVVQSGVASAERVFELLDAEEQEADSPDAPEPVDGDGVIEFEHVKFSYTPERPLITDLSFRVEPGQTVAIVGPTGAGKTTLVNLIMRFYELDGGRILLDGQNIAELTRDDVRSRTGMVLQDPWLFAGTIRDNIRYGRESATDDEIIAAATATRVDRFVHSLPDGYDTVLDEDASNVSAGEKQLITIARAFIAQPSALILDEATSSVDTRTELLLQQAMNLLRQGRTSFVIAHRLSTIRDADLILVMEHGDIVEKGSHDELIAARGAYWRLYQSQFEQAAQDLDAEEASTDSAPAEVAHP; this is encoded by the coding sequence ATGAGCACTCCCGACACCCTCACCGAACAAGAGCAGCTCGAACTCGAGCTGGCAGAGCAGGCGCGCCAGAGTTCCGGCGACTGGGACAGCGTCAAGCCGGGCAAGGCGACCGACTTCGGCAAGAGCTTCGGGCGCCTCATCGGCCTGCTCAAGCCCCACGCCGTCGCCTTCACGATCGTGTCCGTCCTCGGGGCGATCGGTGTCGTCCTGGCGGTCATCGCCCCGAAGATCCTCGGCGAGGCGACCAACCTCATCTTCGAGGGCGCCGTCTCGGCCGGCCTCGGCCAGCAGTTCCCCGCGGGCACGTCGCAGGCCGACGTCGTGGCGGCGCTCGAAGCCGCGGGGCAGACCGACTTCGCCAACGTCGTCGGCGCGATGAACGACTTCACCGTCGGAGCGGGAGTCGACTTCGATGCCCTCCGCATGGTGATCGTCGCCGTCCTGGCGATCTACGTGGGATCTTCGCTTCTCAGCTGGATCCAGGGCTACGTCATCAACGTCATCATGGTGCGCACGATGTGGCGCCTCCGCCAAGACGTCGAGGTGAAGATCAACCGTCTGCCGCTGTCGTACTTCGACAGGGTGCAGCGCGGCGACCTCATCTCGCGCGTCACGAACGACATCGACAACATCACCCAGACGATGCAGCAGTCGCTCTCGTCGGCGCTGACCTCCGTGCTGACGGTGATCGGTGTGCTGTTCATGATGTTCTCGATCTCGTGGCAGCTGGCGCTCGTCGCGCTCGTGTCGCTGCCGCTCATGGCGGTCATCTTCGGTGTCATCGGGCCCAAGTCGCAGAAGGCGTTCGGCATCCAGTGGCGCAAGGTCGGCATGCTGAATGCGCGAGTCGAGGAGTCCTTCTCCGGGCATGCGCTGGTCAAGGTGTACGGACGTGAGAAGGACTCGCGCGAGAAGTTCGAGGCCGAGAATGAGGAGCTCTTCCAGGCGAGCTTCCGGGCTCAATTCCTCTCGAACGTCATCATGCCGGGCATGACCTTCATCGGAAACCTCACGTACGTCGGCATCGCGGTGCTCGGTGGGGTCATGGTCGCGGGAGGGCAACTGCGACTCGGCGATGTGCAGGCGTTCATCCAGTACTCCCAGCAGTTCACGCAGCCGCTGTCGCAGCTGGGCGGGATGGCCGCTGTCGTGCAGTCGGGAGTCGCATCGGCCGAGCGCGTCTTCGAGCTGCTCGACGCGGAGGAGCAGGAGGCCGACTCGCCGGATGCTCCCGAGCCCGTCGACGGTGACGGCGTCATCGAGTTCGAGCACGTCAAGTTCTCGTACACGCCGGAGCGTCCGCTCATCACCGACCTGTCGTTCCGGGTCGAGCCCGGCCAGACGGTCGCGATCGTCGGGCCGACGGGGGCGGGCAAGACGACGCTCGTGAACCTCATCATGCGGTTCTACGAACTCGACGGCGGACGCATTCTGCTCGACGGGCAGAACATCGCCGAGCTCACTCGCGACGATGTGCGCTCGCGCACCGGCATGGTGTTGCAGGATCCCTGGCTCTTCGCCGGCACGATCCGCGACAACATCCGCTATGGGCGCGAATCGGCGACCGATGACGAGATCATCGCCGCCGCGACGGCGACCCGAGTGGACCGCTTCGTCCACTCGCTGCCCGACGGGTACGACACCGTGCTCGACGAGGACGCCTCGAATGTCTCGGCCGGCGAGAAGCAGCTCATCACGATCGCGCGCGCCTTCATCGCGCAGCCGTCGGCGCTGATTCTCGACGAGGCGACGTCCTCGGTCGACACGCGCACGGAGCTGCTCCTGCAGCAGGCGATGAACCTCCTGCGTCAGGGGCGCACGTCGTTCGTCATCGCGCACCGACTCTCGACGATCCGCGATGCCGACCTCATCCTCGTGATGGAGCACGGTGACATCGTCGAGAAGGGCTCGCACGACGAGCTCATCGCGGCGCGCGGTGCCTACTGGCGGCTCTACCAGTCGCAGTTCGAGCAGGCTGCACAAGACCTCGACGCCGAAGAGGCGTCGACCGATTCCGCGCCCGCCGAGGTCGCCCACCCCTGA
- a CDS encoding AI-2E family transporter, producing the protein MRRPEPVPAPPVLSPMLRVLLGLALAVVVLAGVSAARELVGPLALGAVIVIICHPLRHPLEKRGWPRWAATTAVIVLAYLILAALVLLLWFAGTQFVRLVADVADDLRATAEGIVGWLQSVGLDQEAADAAGSILEPSTIASLVASFGGTALGVLTAFFFVLAYVIFMAADGARYSRAEASLGRSIRPTVERFRAYNTGVRRYYVVNAAFGAVVAVIDGLALWALGVPAPVVWAILAFVTNFVPNIGFVLGLIPPAVLALVVGGWPLMLVVVAIYCVVNVTLQVLIQPKFVSDAVSLSLTLSFFSVVFWTFIIGPLGAILSIPLTLLVRSLVLEGDPDARWLRWLSGDTAVRASPDSLSA; encoded by the coding sequence ATGAGACGGCCGGAGCCGGTCCCCGCGCCGCCCGTGCTGTCGCCGATGCTGCGCGTGCTGCTCGGACTCGCCCTTGCGGTCGTCGTGCTGGCCGGCGTCTCCGCGGCGCGCGAGCTCGTCGGACCGCTCGCGCTCGGCGCCGTGATCGTCATCATCTGCCATCCGCTCCGGCATCCTCTCGAGAAGCGAGGGTGGCCACGCTGGGCTGCCACGACGGCCGTCATCGTGCTGGCCTACCTGATCCTCGCCGCGCTCGTGCTGCTGCTGTGGTTCGCAGGCACGCAGTTCGTGCGGCTCGTCGCCGACGTCGCCGACGATTTGCGGGCGACGGCGGAGGGCATCGTGGGCTGGTTGCAGTCGGTGGGACTCGATCAGGAAGCAGCGGATGCCGCGGGCTCGATCCTCGAGCCGTCGACGATCGCGTCGCTCGTGGCATCCTTCGGCGGCACGGCCCTCGGCGTGCTGACGGCCTTCTTCTTCGTCCTGGCGTACGTCATCTTCATGGCGGCGGACGGCGCGCGGTACTCCCGTGCGGAGGCGTCGCTCGGGCGTTCCATCCGCCCGACCGTCGAGCGGTTCCGCGCGTACAACACGGGGGTGCGCCGCTACTACGTCGTCAACGCGGCGTTCGGTGCGGTCGTCGCGGTCATCGACGGGCTCGCTCTCTGGGCGCTCGGGGTCCCGGCGCCCGTCGTGTGGGCCATCCTGGCGTTCGTGACGAACTTCGTCCCCAACATCGGGTTCGTCCTCGGCCTCATCCCACCCGCCGTCCTCGCCCTCGTCGTCGGCGGATGGCCGCTCATGCTCGTCGTGGTCGCGATCTACTGCGTCGTCAATGTCACGCTGCAGGTGCTCATCCAGCCGAAGTTCGTCAGTGACGCCGTCAGCCTGAGCCTCACGCTGAGCTTCTTCTCGGTCGTCTTCTGGACGTTCATCATCGGGCCGCTCGGAGCGATCCTCTCGATCCCGTTGACGCTGCTCGTGCGATCGCTCGTGCTCGAAGGCGACCCTGATGCCCGCTGGCTGCGGTGGCTGTCGGGCGATACCGCCGTGCGCGCGTCGCCGGATTCGCTCTCGGCGTAG
- a CDS encoding DUF2252 domain-containing protein, translated as MSTPSALTFAESWSAPPTMAARTAEGRLTRQRVARSTLSWLTTTDRDPLSILERQNATRVPELIPLRTERMAASPFAFYRGTAALQAADLARDPHSGILVPSCGDAHVANFGFYASPQRTLVFDLNDFDEAAWAPWEWDVKRLITSIVIGGQATSRDEEVVRDAALAAVRTYARAMAAHATASPLTRFFDHYDVSAAASSADKETRAVLREAMRDAEKRTGDRAMRKLTETEPGGRHVFVEHPPTMVHADDAVEARLRQNVVQYAASVNIDIRMLLTHYTVSDIARRVVGVGSVGTLCTLVLMQDGDGNAMVLQGKQANQSVLVEYGGIVQPEAFTTFVGNHGEGGRVVAMQRILQAVSDPFLGHLQAYAGDFYVRQFHDMKGGIDLEQLEDRPFRVYAESCAAVLARAHAQSPNAAVVAGYIGNGRVIGEALLEWANAYAALSRQDYEAFVSASA; from the coding sequence ATGTCGACACCTTCCGCCTTGACCTTCGCGGAGTCCTGGTCTGCACCGCCAACGATGGCGGCGCGGACAGCCGAAGGGCGCCTCACCCGCCAGCGCGTCGCGCGGTCCACCCTCTCGTGGCTCACGACGACGGACCGCGACCCCCTGAGCATCCTCGAACGACAGAACGCGACGCGCGTGCCCGAACTGATTCCGCTGCGCACCGAGCGGATGGCCGCGAGCCCGTTCGCGTTCTATCGCGGGACGGCTGCGCTCCAGGCCGCCGACCTCGCGCGCGACCCCCATTCGGGGATCCTCGTACCGTCCTGCGGTGACGCTCACGTCGCGAACTTCGGCTTCTACGCGTCGCCGCAGCGCACGCTCGTCTTCGACCTCAACGACTTCGACGAAGCGGCGTGGGCACCGTGGGAGTGGGATGTCAAGCGGCTCATCACGAGCATCGTGATCGGGGGACAGGCGACATCCCGGGACGAGGAGGTCGTGAGGGATGCCGCGCTCGCGGCCGTCCGAACCTACGCGCGCGCCATGGCCGCGCACGCCACGGCCAGTCCCCTGACGCGGTTCTTCGACCACTACGACGTCTCAGCCGCGGCCAGCTCGGCCGACAAGGAGACGCGCGCGGTGCTGCGCGAGGCGATGCGCGATGCGGAGAAGCGCACGGGCGACCGCGCGATGCGCAAGCTGACGGAGACGGAGCCCGGCGGACGTCACGTCTTCGTCGAGCATCCCCCCACGATGGTGCACGCGGATGACGCCGTCGAAGCGCGGCTCCGTCAGAACGTCGTGCAGTACGCGGCATCCGTCAACATCGACATCCGGATGCTCCTCACCCACTACACGGTCTCGGACATCGCCCGCCGTGTCGTCGGCGTCGGAAGCGTCGGGACGCTCTGCACTCTCGTCCTGATGCAGGACGGTGACGGGAACGCGATGGTCCTCCAGGGCAAACAGGCCAATCAGAGCGTCCTCGTGGAGTATGGCGGCATCGTTCAGCCCGAGGCCTTCACGACCTTCGTCGGCAACCACGGCGAGGGTGGGCGCGTCGTGGCGATGCAGCGCATTCTGCAGGCGGTGTCCGATCCGTTCCTCGGGCACCTGCAGGCGTATGCGGGTGACTTCTACGTGCGTCAGTTCCACGACATGAAGGGTGGCATCGACCTCGAGCAGCTCGAGGATCGCCCGTTCCGCGTCTACGCCGAGTCGTGCGCCGCCGTCCTGGCGCGCGCCCATGCGCAGTCCCCCAACGCTGCGGTCGTGGCGGGCTACATCGGCAACGGTCGTGTCATCGGCGAAGCGCTGCTGGAATGGGCGAACGCCTACGCCGCGCTCTCCCGCCAGGACTACGAGGCTTTCGTCTCGGCATCCGCCTGA
- a CDS encoding ABC transporter ATP-binding protein, with protein MLGRLLFRYLKPYRWLLGALLVFQIASAVATLYLPRLNADIIDQGVSRGDIPYIWSTGALMLVISLGQIVAAIIATYFAARASMAAGRDIRRDIYEKVSAFSEREVSAFGPGSLITRNTNDVQQVQMLAMMGSTMLVTAPLLAIGGVIMALRQDLGLGWLIAVAVPLLLVMVLLVVSRMVPLFRQFQKKLDAVNRVLREQLTGVRVVRAFVREDIEEERFGVANTDIMIVGRKVGSLFVLLFPLAMLVLNVTVVGVIWFGGIEVDQGSIEIGTLFAFMQYIAQILMGVLMASFMVIMIPRAAVSAERIGEVLASESTLVRAENPVTDFPARGAVQFRDAEFTYPGAESPVLQGITFDAAPGETVAVVGSTGAGKTTLISLIPRLFDVTAGAVLVGGVDVREADLDLLWKGIGLVPQRPFLFSGTVASNLRFGREDATDEELWAALEIAQGRDFVEEMEGQLEARIAQGGTNVSGGQRQRLAIARAIVHQPDVLVFDDSFSALDLTTDARLRQALWRELPHVTKIVVAQRVSTITEADRIVVLEDGRMVGLGTHEELIESSPTYREIVDSQLAVQA; from the coding sequence GTGCTCGGCAGACTCCTCTTCCGCTACCTCAAGCCCTATCGGTGGCTGCTCGGCGCGCTTCTGGTGTTCCAGATCGCCTCGGCTGTCGCAACGCTGTATCTCCCCCGGCTCAACGCCGACATCATCGATCAGGGTGTCTCGCGGGGTGATATTCCCTACATCTGGTCGACCGGCGCCCTCATGCTCGTGATCTCGCTCGGCCAGATCGTCGCGGCCATCATCGCGACCTACTTCGCGGCCCGCGCATCCATGGCGGCCGGCCGTGACATCCGCCGCGACATCTACGAAAAGGTGAGCGCCTTCTCCGAGCGAGAGGTGTCGGCCTTCGGGCCCGGCTCGCTCATCACGCGCAACACGAACGACGTGCAGCAGGTGCAGATGCTCGCGATGATGGGCTCGACGATGCTCGTCACGGCGCCGCTCCTCGCGATCGGCGGAGTCATCATGGCGCTGCGTCAGGATCTCGGCCTCGGCTGGTTGATCGCCGTCGCGGTGCCGCTGCTCCTCGTCATGGTGCTGCTCGTCGTGAGCCGCATGGTGCCGCTCTTCCGTCAGTTCCAGAAGAAGCTCGACGCCGTCAACCGTGTGCTGCGCGAGCAGCTCACGGGCGTCCGTGTCGTGCGCGCCTTCGTGCGCGAAGACATCGAAGAGGAGCGGTTCGGTGTCGCCAACACCGACATCATGATCGTCGGCCGCAAAGTCGGCTCGCTCTTCGTCCTGCTCTTCCCCCTCGCGATGCTCGTGCTCAACGTCACGGTCGTCGGAGTCATCTGGTTCGGCGGCATCGAGGTCGATCAGGGGAGCATCGAGATCGGCACGCTCTTCGCCTTCATGCAGTACATCGCCCAGATCCTCATGGGTGTCCTCATGGCGAGCTTCATGGTCATCATGATCCCGCGGGCCGCCGTGTCGGCGGAGCGCATCGGCGAGGTGCTCGCGAGCGAGTCCACGCTGGTCCGCGCGGAGAATCCCGTGACCGATTTCCCCGCGCGCGGTGCGGTGCAGTTCCGCGACGCCGAGTTCACGTACCCGGGGGCGGAGTCGCCCGTGCTCCAGGGAATCACGTTCGACGCCGCACCCGGTGAGACCGTCGCCGTCGTGGGTTCGACCGGCGCCGGCAAGACGACGCTCATCTCGCTCATCCCGCGCCTCTTCGACGTGACGGCAGGAGCCGTGCTCGTCGGCGGGGTCGACGTGCGAGAAGCCGACCTCGATCTGCTGTGGAAGGGGATCGGTCTCGTGCCGCAACGCCCGTTCCTCTTCTCGGGAACCGTGGCCTCCAATCTGCGCTTCGGGCGTGAGGACGCAACCGACGAGGAGCTGTGGGCCGCTCTCGAGATCGCCCAGGGCCGCGACTTCGTCGAAGAGATGGAGGGACAGCTCGAGGCGCGCATCGCACAGGGTGGAACGAACGTGTCGGGCGGCCAACGCCAGCGCCTCGCGATCGCCCGCGCGATCGTGCATCAGCCCGACGTCCTCGTGTTCGACGACTCCTTCTCGGCCCTCGATCTCACGACGGATGCCCGCTTGCGTCAGGCTCTCTGGCGCGAACTGCCCCACGTGACGAAGATCGTCGTCGCCCAACGCGTGTCGACGATCACCGAGGCCGATCGCATCGTCGTGCTCGAAGACGGCCGGATGGTCGGACTCGGCACCCACGAGGAGCTGATCGAGTCGAGTCCCACCTATCGAGAGATCGTCGACTCGCAGCTGGCGGTGCAGGCATGA
- a CDS encoding heat shock protein transcriptional repressor HspR — MTTDDLDEDAPIFAIAVAAELTGMHPQTLRQYDRMGLVVPARTQGGSRRYSLRHVQQLREVARMSAEGIGLPAIVRILELEARVRDLHLRVRDLEDRVRAELERRPGARVFAAGSTGAVVTLRHGARARRATDIVVWRPRHPVAQDDVAQDDVDED; from the coding sequence ATGACGACCGACGATCTGGACGAGGACGCCCCGATCTTCGCGATCGCCGTCGCCGCTGAACTGACCGGCATGCACCCGCAGACGCTCCGTCAGTACGACCGGATGGGTCTCGTCGTTCCCGCTCGGACGCAGGGCGGGTCGCGGCGATACTCGCTCCGGCACGTCCAGCAGTTACGCGAGGTGGCACGCATGTCGGCGGAGGGAATCGGACTCCCCGCCATCGTGCGCATCCTCGAACTCGAGGCGCGCGTACGCGATCTCCACCTGCGCGTCCGCGACCTCGAGGACCGTGTCCGTGCCGAACTCGAGCGTCGTCCCGGGGCCCGCGTCTTCGCCGCCGGGTCGACAGGCGCCGTCGTCACGCTGCGCCACGGCGCGCGCGCCCGCCGCGCGACCGACATCGTCGTGTGGCGGCCGCGGCATCCTGTCGCACAGGACGATGTCGCACAGGACGATGTCGACGAGGACTGA
- a CDS encoding DnaJ C-terminal domain-containing protein → MASQDWFDKDFYKVLGVSKDVSDADLKKTYRKLARQYHPDSNQGDATAEAKFKEISEAYAVLSDTEQRAEYDQIRAMGSGARFTAGGQSAGGFEDVFSQFSQGRGGGRYASAEDFDDIFSMFGQSGGGGFGSGRFGQTTGGFRGYGGPTRGADVTARTTIDFLTATKGETITLQGEDGRPFKVKIPAGVSDGQKIRLRGRGRPSPDGGEQGDIVVQITVRPHPVFEREGLNLRVKVPVTFTEAALGATIEVPTLGGEPVKLRVAPGTPSGRVLRVKGRGVETKKGTGDLLAEVQVAVPAHLDDAAREALEKFQSLEPKENPRAELMAKARG, encoded by the coding sequence ATGGCAAGTCAGGACTGGTTCGACAAGGACTTCTACAAGGTCCTCGGAGTTTCCAAAGACGTCTCGGACGCCGACCTCAAGAAGACGTACCGCAAGCTCGCGCGGCAGTACCACCCCGATTCCAACCAGGGTGATGCCACCGCGGAGGCCAAGTTCAAGGAGATCAGCGAGGCGTACGCCGTGCTGAGCGACACCGAGCAGCGGGCGGAGTACGACCAGATCAGAGCGATGGGCTCGGGCGCGCGCTTCACGGCGGGCGGCCAGAGCGCCGGCGGTTTCGAGGACGTCTTCTCGCAGTTCAGCCAGGGTCGCGGGGGCGGACGGTACGCGTCGGCCGAGGACTTCGACGACATCTTCTCGATGTTCGGGCAGAGCGGCGGCGGTGGATTCGGCTCCGGGCGGTTCGGGCAGACGACGGGCGGATTCCGCGGGTACGGCGGACCGACGCGCGGTGCGGATGTGACCGCACGCACGACCATCGATTTCCTCACGGCGACCAAGGGCGAGACGATCACGCTTCAGGGCGAGGACGGTCGGCCCTTCAAGGTCAAGATCCCCGCAGGGGTGTCCGATGGGCAGAAGATCCGCCTGCGCGGACGCGGGCGCCCGTCGCCCGACGGCGGCGAGCAGGGCGACATCGTCGTGCAGATCACGGTGCGGCCGCATCCCGTCTTCGAGCGCGAGGGCCTCAACCTACGCGTCAAAGTTCCCGTCACGTTCACAGAGGCGGCGCTCGGCGCGACGATCGAGGTTCCGACCCTCGGCGGCGAGCCCGTCAAGCTCCGCGTCGCACCCGGAACGCCGTCGGGCCGTGTGCTCCGTGTGAAGGGCCGCGGCGTCGAGACGAAGAAGGGCACGGGCGACCTTCTCGCCGAAGTCCAGGTCGCGGTGCCGGCGCACCTCGACGACGCGGCGCGAGAAGCGCTCGAGAAGTTCCAGTCGCTCGAACCGAAGGAGAACCCGCGCGCGGAGCTCATGGCCAAGGCGCGCGGCTGA